In Campylobacter concisus, the following are encoded in one genomic region:
- the rplR gene encoding 50S ribosomal protein L18 encodes MTAKVLKRKIALRIKRKRRIRGKISGVATCPRVSIFKSNRTLYVQAIDDVTATTLAAVDGRKIGIKANKEGAVTLAKEFAKALKAKKIDIAVFDRNGYLYHGVIAAFAEALRENGIKL; translated from the coding sequence ATGACAGCAAAAGTACTAAAAAGAAAAATCGCTCTTAGAATTAAGAGAAAAAGAAGAATCAGAGGTAAAATTTCTGGTGTTGCAACTTGTCCAAGAGTTTCTATTTTCAAATCAAACAGAACTCTTTATGTTCAAGCAATTGATGACGTTACAGCTACTACACTAGCTGCGGTTGATGGCAGAAAGATAGGCATAAAAGCAAATAAAGAAGGTGCGGTCACTTTAGCTAAAGAATTTGCTAAGGCTTTAAAAGCTAAGAAGATAGATATTGCAGTTTTTGATAGAAATGGTTATTTGTATCATGGCGTTATCGCAGCATTTGCTGAAGCTTTAAGAGAAAATGGCATCAAGCTATAA
- the secY gene encoding preprotein translocase subunit SecY, whose product MDKTLTNKILITLAFLFAYRILAYVPVPGVNVDVIKEFFNSNNSNALGLFNMFSGKAAERLSIISLGIMPYITASIIMELLAATFPKLGQMKKERDGMQKYMQIIRYATIVITLVQSIGVSIGLQSLSGRGGEQAIMIDINLFIAISAVSMLTGTMLLMWIGEQITQRGIGNGISLIIFAGIVSGIPSAIGGTVNLVNTSEMNFLTVIAILAIILATIGAIIFVEMGERRIPISYSRKVIMENQNKRIMNYIPIKVNLSGVIPPIFASAILMFPSTILQASTNPIIQAINDFLSPNGYMFNFLTFLFIIFFAFFYASIVFNTKDISENLKKQGGFIPGVRPGESTASYLNEVAGRLTLGGALYLGIISTLPWVLVKTMGVPFYFGGTSVLIVVSVALDTMRRIEAQSYTNKYQTLSAVGL is encoded by the coding sequence ATGGATAAAACACTGACCAACAAGATTTTAATCACGTTGGCATTTTTGTTCGCATACAGGATACTGGCTTATGTGCCAGTTCCTGGTGTTAATGTCGACGTAATTAAAGAATTCTTCAATTCAAATAACAGCAACGCCTTGGGCTTATTTAATATGTTTAGTGGTAAGGCTGCTGAGCGTTTAAGTATTATCTCTTTAGGTATCATGCCTTACATCACAGCTTCGATCATTATGGAGCTTTTAGCAGCAACATTTCCGAAATTAGGTCAGATGAAAAAAGAGCGCGACGGTATGCAAAAATATATGCAAATTATACGCTATGCAACCATTGTTATCACTCTTGTACAATCAATCGGCGTTTCTATTGGACTTCAAAGCTTAAGTGGACGCGGTGGCGAACAAGCTATCATGATAGATATAAATTTATTTATCGCGATCTCTGCTGTATCTATGCTAACTGGCACAATGCTACTTATGTGGATAGGCGAGCAAATAACGCAACGTGGTATAGGCAATGGCATAAGTCTTATTATCTTTGCTGGTATCGTCTCTGGCATACCTAGTGCGATCGGCGGAACTGTAAATTTAGTAAATACTTCTGAGATGAATTTCCTAACAGTTATCGCTATTTTGGCGATTATTTTAGCTACCATTGGTGCTATTATATTTGTCGAGATGGGTGAAAGGCGTATCCCTATTTCTTACTCAAGAAAAGTGATAATGGAAAATCAAAACAAACGTATAATGAACTATATACCGATCAAAGTAAATTTAAGCGGTGTTATTCCACCGATATTTGCTAGTGCGATTTTGATGTTTCCTAGTACGATTTTACAGGCTAGTACAAATCCGATCATCCAAGCTATCAACGACTTTTTAAGTCCAAATGGCTATATGTTTAACTTTTTAACATTTTTATTTATCATCTTCTTTGCGTTTTTCTACGCATCGATCGTATTTAATACAAAAGATATAAGTGAAAATTTAAAGAAACAAGGCGGATTTATTCCAGGTGTTAGACCAGGGGAAAGTACGGCTAGCTATCTAAATGAAGTAGCTGGTAGGCTAACTTTGGGCGGTGCTTTATATCTTGGCATTATCTCAACATTGCCGTGGGTACTTGTAAAAACTATGGGTGTACCATTTTATTTTGGTGGCACGTCAGTACTTATCGTGGTTTCTGTCGCTCTTGATACTATGAGGCGCATAGAAGCTCAGTCTTATACAAACAAATACCAAACTCTAAGTGCAGTAGGTCTATAA
- the rplF gene encoding 50S ribosomal protein L6 encodes MSRIGKQPIAIPSGVDVSVENNVLKFKKGNHIKELDTKGHVDVKIENGHIVFAPKGEDRQSRAYWGTYRALANNIVTGITAGFTRQLEINGVGYKAAAKGKILELSLGFSHLINYELPAGVEASVEKNVITIKGDDKQVVGQVAAQVRGFRPPEPYKGKGVKYLEERIIRKAGKTSKK; translated from the coding sequence ATGTCACGTATTGGAAAACAGCCTATCGCTATCCCAAGTGGTGTAGACGTTAGCGTTGAAAATAATGTCCTAAAATTTAAAAAGGGCAATCATATAAAAGAGCTTGACACAAAAGGTCATGTTGATGTCAAGATAGAAAATGGTCATATAGTTTTTGCTCCAAAAGGCGAAGATCGCCAAAGTAGAGCTTACTGGGGAACATATAGAGCACTTGCTAATAACATCGTAACTGGTATCACTGCGGGATTTACTCGCCAGCTTGAGATCAACGGCGTTGGTTACAAAGCAGCTGCAAAAGGTAAAATTTTAGAGCTTTCTCTTGGTTTTTCACACCTTATCAACTATGAGCTACCAGCAGGCGTTGAAGCTAGTGTTGAGAAAAACGTTATTACTATCAAAGGCGATGACAAACAAGTAGTAGGTCAAGTGGCTGCTCAAGTTAGAGGATTTAGACCACCTGAGCCATACAAAGGCAAAGGCGTTAAATATCTAGAAGAACGCATCATCCGCAAAGCGGGCAAGACATCTAAGAAGTAA
- the rpmJ gene encoding 50S ribosomal protein L36, protein MKVRPSVKKMCDKCKIVKRSGIIRVICENPKHKQRQG, encoded by the coding sequence ATGAAAGTTCGTCCTTCTGTAAAGAAGATGTGTGACAAATGTAAAATTGTCAAACGTAGTGGCATAATTCGTGTTATCTGCGAAAATCCAAAACATAAACAAAGACAAGGATAA
- the rpsK gene encoding 30S ribosomal protein S11: MAKRKIVKKKVVRKSIAKGIVYISATFNNTMVTVTDEMGNAIAWSSAGGLGFKGSKKSTPYAAQQAVEDALNKAKEHGIKEVGIKVQGPGSGRETAVKSVGTVEGIKVSFFKDITPLPHNGCRPPKRRRV; this comes from the coding sequence ATGGCGAAAAGAAAAATTGTTAAGAAAAAAGTAGTTAGAAAAAGCATAGCCAAAGGTATCGTTTATATTAGTGCAACATTTAACAACACTATGGTAACTGTAACTGATGAAATGGGAAATGCTATTGCATGGAGTAGTGCAGGTGGCTTAGGCTTTAAAGGTAGTAAAAAATCAACTCCTTATGCAGCCCAACAGGCAGTTGAAGATGCTCTAAATAAAGCAAAAGAGCATGGCATAAAAGAAGTTGGTATTAAGGTTCAAGGTCCAGGTAGCGGACGTGAAACGGCTGTTAAAAGTGTAGGAACTGTTGAAGGAATTAAAGTATCTTTCTTTAAAGACATTACACCTTTACCACACAATGGTTGTAGACCGCCAAAACGCCGCCGCGTATAA
- the infA gene encoding translation initiation factor IF-1, with the protein MAKDDVIEIDGNVVEALPNATFKVELDNKHIILCHIAGKMRMHYIKIMPGDRVKVELTPYSLDKGRITYRYK; encoded by the coding sequence GTGGCAAAAGACGATGTCATTGAGATTGATGGAAATGTTGTTGAAGCACTACCAAATGCAACTTTTAAAGTTGAGCTTGACAACAAACATATAATTTTATGTCATATCGCCGGAAAAATGAGAATGCATTATATAAAGATAATGCCTGGCGACCGCGTAAAAGTAGAACTTACGCCATATAGCCTAGACAAGGGCAGGATCACTTATAGATATAAGTAA
- the map gene encoding type I methionyl aminopeptidase — protein sequence MAITLKRPAEIEKMRAANKIVAQTLDHISTIIKPGISLLEIDKICEDMIRAAGAKPAFKGLYGFPNAACISVNEVVIHGIPNEYKLKEGDIVSVDIGSNLDGYFGDSARTFGVGKISKEDEALIACSKDALYFAIDFIRAGMHFKEICYELEKFILGRGYVPLRGYCGHGIGKRPHEEPEIPNYLDGNNPKAGPKIKEGMVFCIEPMICQKDGTPVLGSDNWKVTSKDGLRTSHYEHCMAIVNGKAEILSQA from the coding sequence ATGGCTATCACTCTAAAAAGACCAGCTGAGATAGAGAAAATGAGAGCGGCGAATAAGATCGTCGCTCAAACTCTTGATCATATTTCCACGATCATAAAACCTGGAATTTCACTTCTTGAGATAGATAAAATTTGTGAGGATATGATAAGAGCTGCTGGGGCAAAACCTGCTTTTAAAGGACTCTATGGCTTCCCAAATGCAGCTTGTATAAGCGTTAATGAAGTGGTGATCCACGGAATCCCAAATGAATATAAACTAAAAGAGGGCGATATCGTTAGTGTTGATATCGGTTCAAATTTAGATGGTTATTTTGGCGATTCGGCTAGGACTTTTGGGGTTGGTAAAATTTCAAAAGAAGATGAAGCTTTGATCGCTTGCTCAAAAGATGCACTATATTTTGCGATAGATTTCATAAGAGCCGGTATGCATTTTAAAGAAATTTGCTATGAGCTTGAGAAATTTATTCTTGGTAGAGGTTATGTGCCTTTACGTGGGTATTGTGGTCATGGCATAGGCAAAAGGCCACACGAAGAGCCAGAAATTCCAAACTACCTTGATGGAAACAACCCAAAAGCTGGACCAAAGATAAAAGAGGGAATGGTTTTTTGTATAGAGCCAATGATCTGCCAAAAAGACGGCACGCCAGTTTTAGGAAGCGATAACTGGAAAGTAACCTCAAAAGATGGTTTGAGAACTAGCCATTATGAGCATTGCATGGCGATAGTTAATGGCAAAGCCGAAATTTTAAGCCAAGCGTAA
- the rplO gene encoding 50S ribosomal protein L15 — protein MALEKLTPAAGSTHATKRIGRGQGSGNGKTAGKGNKGQRARKGYNEKRGFEGGQQPLQRRLPKVGFTSKFEKPYVINVEKIAAIKELAEISIATIASVHKISKSVTKIKLIGASAKALASKIKDENVSVSGTK, from the coding sequence ATGGCATTAGAAAAATTAACACCTGCTGCAGGTTCAACTCATGCAACCAAAAGAATAGGTCGTGGTCAAGGTAGCGGCAATGGTAAAACTGCTGGCAAAGGTAACAAAGGTCAAAGAGCAAGAAAAGGCTACAATGAGAAAAGAGGTTTTGAGGGCGGACAGCAACCACTTCAAAGACGTCTTCCAAAAGTAGGTTTTACTTCTAAATTTGAAAAACCTTATGTTATTAATGTCGAGAAAATCGCAGCTATAAAAGAGCTTGCTGAAATTTCAATAGCAACAATAGCTAGTGTTCATAAAATTTCAAAGAGCGTTACTAAGATAAAACTAATTGGTGCAAGCGCAAAAGCTCTTGCTTCTAAGATTAAAGACGAGAACGTTAGCGTTAGCGGAACAAAATAA
- the rpsE gene encoding 30S ribosomal protein S5: MEKYNREEFEEVIVDIGRVTKVVKGGRRFRFTALVVVGNRNGLVGFGYGKAKEVPDAMRKAIDDAFKNIIHVKIKGTTIPHDVEVKYNASRMLLRPASEGTGVIAGGSARPIIELAGIKDILTKSLGSNNSANVVRATIKALSLLKS; the protein is encoded by the coding sequence ATGGAAAAATATAATAGAGAAGAATTTGAAGAAGTAATCGTCGATATCGGTCGGGTTACAAAGGTTGTTAAAGGTGGTCGTAGATTTAGATTTACAGCTTTAGTTGTTGTTGGTAATAGAAATGGTCTAGTTGGCTTTGGCTATGGTAAAGCTAAAGAGGTACCAGATGCGATGAGAAAAGCAATTGACGACGCATTTAAAAATATTATCCACGTTAAGATCAAAGGCACAACTATTCCTCATGACGTAGAGGTAAAATATAACGCAAGTAGAATGCTACTTCGCCCAGCTAGCGAGGGTACTGGTGTTATCGCTGGTGGTAGTGCACGCCCTATTATCGAGCTTGCAGGTATTAAGGATATCCTTACTAAATCACTTGGCTCAAACAACTCAGCAAACGTCGTTCGTGCTACTATAAAAGCACTTAGTTTGCTAAAAAGCTAA
- the rpsD gene encoding 30S ribosomal protein S4 yields the protein MARYTGPVEKLERRLGVSLALKGERRLAGKSAFEKRPYAPGQHGQRRAKISEYGLQLREKQKAKFMYGVSEKQFRRLFQEAARREGNTGALLVQLLEQRLDNVVYRMGFATTRRFARQLVTHGHILVNGKRVDIPSYRVEPGAKVEIVEKSKNNPQIIRAIDLTAQTGIVAWVDVEKEKKFGIFTRNPEREEVIIPVEERFIVELYSK from the coding sequence ATGGCTAGATATACAGGACCTGTTGAAAAATTAGAAAGACGTCTTGGTGTGTCTCTTGCGTTAAAAGGCGAAAGAAGACTTGCTGGTAAAAGTGCTTTTGAAAAAAGACCTTATGCGCCAGGACAACATGGACAAAGAAGAGCAAAAATAAGCGAATATGGCTTACAACTTCGTGAGAAACAAAAAGCTAAATTCATGTATGGTGTTTCTGAAAAGCAATTTAGAAGATTATTTCAAGAAGCAGCACGCCGCGAGGGCAATACTGGTGCCCTTTTAGTCCAGCTACTAGAGCAAAGATTAGATAATGTTGTTTATAGAATGGGCTTTGCAACAACTCGTCGTTTTGCTCGTCAGCTAGTAACCCATGGACATATTTTAGTAAATGGCAAAAGAGTAGATATACCATCTTACAGAGTTGAGCCAGGTGCAAAAGTAGAGATTGTTGAAAAATCTAAAAATAATCCACAAATTATTCGTGCAATAGATCTTACAGCACAAACTGGTATTGTTGCTTGGGTAGATGTTGAAAAAGAGAAAAAATTTGGAATTTTCACTAGAAATCCAGAAAGAGAAGAGGTTATCATTCCTGTTGAGGAAAGATTTATAGTAGAGCTTTATTCAAAATAA
- the rpsM gene encoding 30S ribosomal protein S13: MARIAGVDLPNKKRIEYGLTYIYGIGLYKSRQILDAAGISYDKRVYELSEDEAAAIRKEIQEHHVVEGDLRKQVAMDIKALMDLGSYRGLRHRKGLPVRGQKTKTNARTRKGRRKTVGAATK, encoded by the coding sequence ATGGCACGTATTGCAGGTGTAGATTTACCAAACAAAAAGAGAATCGAATATGGTTTGACTTATATTTATGGTATAGGTCTTTATAAATCTCGTCAAATTCTTGACGCAGCTGGAATTTCTTACGACAAGAGAGTTTATGAGCTTAGCGAAGACGAAGCAGCAGCTATCCGTAAAGAAATTCAAGAGCACCACGTCGTTGAGGGTGATTTGAGAAAACAAGTTGCTATGGATATCAAAGCTCTTATGGATCTTGGAAGTTATAGAGGTCTTCGCCACAGAAAAGGTCTTCCTGTTCGTGGCCAAAAGACTAAAACTAATGCTAGAACCAGAAAAGGCAGACGTAAAACTGTCGGTGCGGCTACTAAGTAA